The Agrococcus carbonis genome has a window encoding:
- the metK gene encoding methionine adenosyltransferase — MSLRLFTSESVTEGHPDKISDQISDAVLDAMLAQDPEARVAVETLVTTGLVHVAGEVRTTGYVDIASLARKTIVDIGYDSSEVSFDGHSCGVTVSIGEQSSEIATGVDTAIEARGGSVDPLDRDGAGDQGIMFGFATDETPTFMPATAWAAHRLAERLAAVRRSGEIPWLRPDGKTQVTIGYDGFTPVTVDAVLVSTQHAPGVTGDEIRDAVSEHVIEPVVSQLGLDASAMRTIVNPSGSFLTGGPKGDAGLTGRKIIVDTYGGAARHGGGAFSGKDPSKVDRSAAYALRWVAKNAVAAGLASRLEVQAAYAIGMAQPVGIYVESFGTGAVSDEAIQAAILEVFDLRPGAIVRDLDLRRPIYRQTAAYGHFGRELPGFTWERLDRVDALRTAAGL, encoded by the coding sequence GTGAGCCTTCGGCTGTTCACGTCCGAGTCCGTCACCGAGGGGCACCCCGACAAGATCTCCGACCAGATCTCGGATGCCGTGCTCGACGCGATGCTCGCCCAGGACCCGGAGGCGCGGGTCGCCGTCGAGACGCTCGTCACCACGGGCCTCGTGCACGTCGCGGGCGAGGTGCGGACGACCGGCTACGTCGACATCGCGTCGCTCGCGCGGAAGACGATCGTCGACATCGGCTACGACTCGAGCGAGGTCTCGTTCGACGGGCACTCGTGCGGCGTCACCGTCTCGATCGGGGAGCAGTCGAGCGAGATCGCGACGGGCGTCGACACCGCGATCGAGGCGCGAGGCGGCTCGGTCGACCCGCTCGACCGCGACGGCGCCGGCGACCAGGGCATCATGTTCGGCTTCGCGACCGACGAGACGCCCACCTTCATGCCCGCGACCGCGTGGGCGGCGCACCGCCTCGCCGAGCGCCTCGCCGCCGTGCGTCGCTCGGGCGAGATCCCGTGGCTTCGCCCCGACGGCAAGACCCAGGTGACGATCGGCTACGACGGCTTCACGCCCGTGACCGTCGACGCCGTGCTCGTCTCGACGCAGCACGCGCCCGGGGTGACGGGCGACGAGATCCGGGACGCCGTCTCCGAGCACGTCATCGAGCCGGTCGTGTCGCAGCTCGGCCTCGACGCGAGCGCGATGCGCACGATCGTCAACCCCTCGGGCTCGTTCCTCACGGGCGGCCCGAAGGGCGACGCGGGCCTCACGGGACGCAAGATCATCGTCGACACCTACGGGGGCGCCGCGCGCCACGGCGGCGGCGCGTTCAGCGGCAAGGACCCGTCGAAGGTCGACCGCTCGGCCGCGTACGCGCTGCGCTGGGTCGCGAAGAACGCCGTCGCCGCAGGCCTCGCGTCGCGGCTCGAGGTGCAGGCGGCGTACGCGATCGGCATGGCGCAGCCCGTCGGCATCTACGTCGAGTCGTTCGGCACCGGCGCCGTCTCCGACGAGGCGATCCAGGCCGCGATCCTCGAGGTCTTCGACCTGCGCCCCGGCGCGATCGTGCGCGACCTCGACCTGCGCCGCCCGATCTACCGCCAGACGGCCGCCTACGGCCACTTCGGCCGCGAGCTGCCCGGCTTCACCTGGGAACGGCTCGACCGCGTCGACGCGCTGCGCACCGCCGCGGGGCTCTGA
- the hisG gene encoding ATP phosphoribosyltransferase, giving the protein MLKIAVPNKGSLAETAAWMLDEAGYRGRRDGKELIVVDARNEVEFFFLRPRDIATYVGSGALDVGITGRDLLLDSGSDAHEVEGLGFARSTFRFAGPAGRFQSAADLQGVRIASSYTLLVEQHLASLGVTAQLVRLDGAVESAVRLGVADAVADVVETGATLRAQGLEVFGDPILTSEAVLISNGSNPPGLSRLKRRLDGVMVARDYVLVDYDIERTHLDAAIAIAHGFESATVSPLQKEGWVAVRVMVRRDDTNHIMDALDDVGAKAIIVSRIHAARL; this is encoded by the coding sequence ATGCTGAAGATCGCCGTGCCCAACAAGGGCTCGCTGGCCGAGACGGCCGCCTGGATGCTCGACGAGGCCGGCTACCGCGGCCGCCGCGACGGCAAGGAGCTCATCGTCGTCGACGCGCGCAACGAGGTGGAGTTCTTCTTCCTCCGCCCGCGCGACATCGCGACCTACGTCGGCTCGGGCGCGCTCGACGTCGGCATCACCGGCCGCGACCTGCTGCTCGACTCCGGCTCCGACGCCCACGAGGTCGAGGGGCTCGGCTTCGCGCGCTCCACGTTCCGCTTCGCCGGCCCCGCCGGCCGCTTCCAGAGCGCCGCCGACCTGCAGGGCGTGCGGATCGCCTCGAGCTACACGCTGCTCGTCGAGCAGCACCTCGCCTCGCTCGGCGTCACCGCGCAGCTCGTGCGCCTCGACGGCGCCGTCGAGTCGGCCGTGCGGCTCGGGGTCGCGGATGCGGTGGCCGACGTCGTCGAGACCGGTGCGACGCTGCGCGCCCAGGGCCTCGAGGTCTTCGGCGACCCGATCCTCACGAGCGAGGCCGTGCTCATCTCGAACGGCAGCAACCCGCCCGGCCTGTCGCGCCTGAAGCGCCGACTCGACGGCGTCATGGTCGCGCGCGACTACGTGCTCGTCGACTACGACATCGAGCGCACCCACCTCGACGCCGCGATCGCGATCGCGCACGGCTTCGAGAGCGCGACCGTGAGCCCCCTGCAGAAGGAGGGCTGGGTCGCCGTGCGCGTCATGGTGCGCCGCGACGACACCAACCACATCATGGACGCGCTCGACGACGTCGGCGCGAAGGCGATCATCGTCTCGCGCATCCACGCAGCCCGCCTCTGA
- a CDS encoding chorismate-binding protein produces MTTGTDRAAFDALLEGHRVVPVVREVFLDGETPVGVYRRLALDADGAARPGSFLLESAEQGVWNRYSFVGVASFGQLTADRGRVVWRSEHVGAERLLGDDAPEGGLAALEHVLRRWATPRIPGLPRLTTGMVGHIGWEVVRELERLPDAPERDVDVPAIAMSLVSALVVLDHRTGAAHLVANALNDGAETADALWRDAQARLDALEAALVAPAPGAIAALDREAQPDPTSRLSAEDFRGMVESSKRHIVDGDVFQVVLSARFDLPTDADPLEVYRVLRMLNPSPYLYLLSLETADGEPYAVVGSSPEALVTVHEGRATMHPIAGSRPRGADASADRDLAEELLADPKERSEHVMLVDLARNDLAKVCVPGTVAVTELMAIERFSHIMHIVSTVEGDMRSDASAVDAFRATFPAGTLSGAPKPRALELIDELEPAQRGVYGGVVGWFDLDGDADLAIAIRTVTMRAGVAHVQSGAGLVADSDPETELREVRSKAAAPLRAVAVASSMRGRP; encoded by the coding sequence GTGACCACCGGCACCGACCGCGCGGCGTTCGACGCGCTCCTCGAGGGCCACCGCGTCGTGCCGGTCGTGCGCGAGGTCTTCCTCGACGGCGAGACGCCCGTGGGCGTCTACCGGCGCCTCGCCCTCGACGCCGACGGCGCCGCGCGCCCGGGCAGCTTCCTGCTCGAGTCGGCCGAGCAGGGCGTCTGGAACCGCTACTCCTTCGTCGGCGTCGCCTCGTTCGGGCAGCTCACCGCCGACCGCGGCCGCGTCGTGTGGCGCTCCGAGCACGTGGGCGCCGAGCGCCTCCTCGGTGACGACGCGCCGGAGGGCGGCCTCGCCGCGCTCGAGCACGTGCTCCGCCGCTGGGCGACCCCGCGCATCCCCGGCCTGCCGCGCCTGACGACCGGCATGGTCGGCCACATCGGCTGGGAGGTCGTGCGCGAGCTCGAGCGGCTGCCCGACGCGCCCGAGCGCGACGTCGACGTGCCCGCGATCGCGATGTCGCTCGTGTCGGCCCTCGTGGTGCTCGACCACCGCACCGGCGCCGCGCACCTCGTCGCGAACGCCCTCAACGACGGGGCAGAGACGGCGGATGCGCTGTGGCGCGACGCGCAGGCGCGGCTCGACGCGCTCGAGGCGGCGCTCGTCGCGCCCGCCCCCGGCGCGATCGCCGCGCTCGACCGCGAGGCCCAGCCCGACCCGACCTCTCGGCTGAGCGCAGAGGACTTCCGCGGCATGGTCGAGTCGTCGAAGCGGCACATCGTCGACGGCGACGTCTTCCAGGTCGTGCTCTCGGCGCGCTTCGACCTGCCGACCGACGCCGACCCGCTCGAGGTCTACCGCGTGCTGCGCATGCTGAACCCCTCGCCCTACCTCTACCTGCTGAGCCTCGAGACGGCCGACGGCGAGCCGTACGCGGTCGTCGGCTCGAGCCCCGAGGCGCTCGTCACCGTCCACGAGGGCCGGGCGACCATGCACCCGATCGCGGGCTCCCGCCCGCGCGGCGCCGACGCATCCGCCGACCGCGACCTCGCCGAGGAGCTGCTCGCCGACCCCAAGGAGCGCAGCGAGCACGTCATGCTCGTCGACCTCGCCCGCAACGACCTCGCGAAGGTGTGCGTGCCGGGCACGGTCGCCGTGACCGAGCTCATGGCGATCGAGCGCTTCAGCCACATCATGCACATCGTCTCGACCGTCGAGGGCGACATGCGATCGGATGCGTCGGCCGTCGACGCGTTCCGCGCGACGTTCCCCGCCGGCACGCTCTCGGGTGCGCCGAAGCCGCGCGCGCTCGAGCTCATCGACGAGCTCGAGCCCGCCCAGCGCGGCGTCTACGGCGGGGTCGTCGGATGGTTCGACCTCGACGGGGATGCGGATCTCGCGATCGCGATCCGCACCGTCACGATGCGGGCAGGGGTCGCGCACGTGCAGTCGGGCGCGGGCCTCGTCGCCGACAGCGACCCGGAGACGGAGCTGCGGGAGGTGCGGAGCAAGGCCGCCGCGCCGCTGCGCGCCGTCGCCGTCGCCTCGTCGATGCGGGGGAGGCCGTGA
- a CDS encoding RsmB/NOP family class I SAM-dependent RNA methyltransferase, which produces MTANPRQLARDVVLDVARDDAYANLLLPKRIREAHLSAADAGFATELAYGTLRWQGQHDALIADAAGRPITEIDPETLATLRIGSHQLAHMRVPSHAAVHETVALLGRHKGRAGFANAVLRRLSEVPADERLARIAADLPADERLALETGHPTWVLRALRRTLEREGAADELPELLAADNDPPAVQLVALPGLARPDELALEATASPIGRIAPAGDPARLPQVAGGSWRVQDAGSQLAALALTRARPVAAGERWLDVCAGPGGKAALMAAEAAIGGAQLEANEVAPHRAKLVRQAVRAVGERFPDARARVVTGDGRRYGEGDTEAAFDRILLDAPCTGLGALRRRPEARWRKEPSDVPALATLQAELLAASARALKPGGLLAYVTCSPHLAETRAIVDRAAALGLEPVDTGAVVAELSPGIALGETGAAVQLWPHRNGTDAMFIQLLTTADR; this is translated from the coding sequence ATGACCGCCAACCCTCGCCAGCTCGCCCGCGACGTCGTCCTCGACGTCGCCCGCGACGACGCCTACGCCAACCTGCTGCTGCCGAAGCGCATCCGCGAGGCCCATCTCAGCGCCGCCGACGCGGGCTTCGCGACCGAGCTCGCCTACGGCACGCTCCGCTGGCAGGGGCAGCACGACGCACTCATCGCCGACGCCGCGGGTCGCCCGATCACGGAGATCGACCCCGAGACCCTCGCGACGCTGCGCATCGGCTCGCACCAGCTCGCGCACATGCGGGTGCCCTCGCACGCGGCCGTGCACGAGACGGTCGCGCTGCTGGGCCGCCACAAGGGCCGCGCCGGCTTCGCCAACGCGGTGCTGCGACGGCTGAGCGAGGTGCCCGCCGACGAGCGCCTCGCGCGGATCGCCGCCGACCTCCCCGCCGACGAGCGGCTCGCCCTCGAGACCGGGCACCCCACGTGGGTGCTGCGCGCACTCCGTCGCACCCTCGAGCGCGAGGGCGCCGCCGACGAGCTGCCCGAGCTGCTCGCGGCCGACAACGACCCGCCTGCTGTGCAGCTCGTGGCGCTGCCGGGCCTCGCGCGCCCCGACGAGCTCGCGCTCGAGGCGACAGCGAGCCCGATCGGCCGCATCGCGCCCGCCGGCGACCCCGCGCGCCTGCCGCAGGTCGCGGGCGGCAGCTGGCGCGTGCAGGACGCCGGCAGCCAACTCGCCGCGCTCGCGCTCACCCGCGCGCGGCCGGTCGCGGCCGGGGAGCGGTGGCTCGACGTCTGCGCGGGCCCCGGCGGCAAGGCGGCGCTCATGGCGGCCGAGGCCGCGATCGGCGGCGCGCAGCTCGAGGCCAACGAGGTCGCGCCCCACCGCGCGAAGCTCGTGCGGCAGGCGGTGCGCGCAGTCGGCGAGCGCTTCCCGGATGCTCGAGCACGCGTCGTCACGGGCGACGGCCGCCGCTACGGCGAGGGCGACACCGAGGCCGCGTTCGACCGCATCCTGCTCGATGCCCCGTGCACGGGGCTCGGGGCGCTCCGCCGCCGGCCGGAGGCGCGCTGGCGCAAGGAGCCCTCCGACGTGCCCGCGCTCGCGACCCTGCAGGCCGAGCTGCTCGCCGCATCCGCCCGCGCCCTCAAGCCCGGCGGGCTGCTCGCCTACGTCACGTGCTCGCCGCACCTCGCCGAGACGCGCGCGATCGTCGACCGCGCCGCTGCGCTCGGCCTCGAGCCGGTCGACACCGGCGCGGTGGTCGCCGAGCTCTCGCCGGGGATCGCGCTGGGGGAGACGGGCGCGGCCGTGCAGCTGTGGCCGCACCGCAACGGCACCGACGCGATGTTCATCCAGCTGCTCACGACGGCCGACCGATAG
- a CDS encoding primosomal protein N' family DNA-binding protein codes for MPARYARVVVDSRLPQLDRLFEYRVPPGMEGVGPGVRVRVPLRGDRLATGWVVEVADARAWEGEVADIEQVVSAVPVLQPEVWALARAVADRAAGGAADVLRVAIPGRQARVEKQWLAGERAALPTLPELPESAAVLPGLVADRRRVAMECAGGVVEVAGGAEAGEDGPQWIGRWAVALAALVRQALERGEQAIVVVPDHRDQRQLRLALATAVGAERVVELDARQKNPERYRGFLRCLEGEPLAIIGPRSAVYAPAARLGLLVVWEDGDPLLAEPLSPWVHARDAALVRQAQTGCALVIAGHARSSDAERLVELGFLEHERVGAHRRRVLPTALADDGRRVPAAAFRAASEALAERPVLVQVARPGHAPGLRCGDCGTRARCAACGGPLGRRSRGAAPSCRLCGRLAAGWQCPSCHGTALTEVGRGSTRIAEELGRAFPGVPVVVADGDHERLRVDGRPRLVIATRGAEPIADGGYGAVILLDGDTLLAREGLRVGEEAVRQWATATALAADGATIVLAGVAGIAVTALTGDTTVPFAKAELAERRALRFPPAVRTASVVGHPDAVAEALEALGEVEHLDVLGPVPAEGARDGDLERAIARFAYADGARVAGIARGRVLAEATRPRKPSAPARLRIRFDDPEPFEGL; via the coding sequence TTGCCGGCCCGGTACGCGCGGGTCGTCGTCGACTCGCGGCTGCCGCAGCTCGACCGGCTCTTCGAGTACCGGGTGCCGCCGGGCATGGAGGGCGTCGGGCCAGGCGTGCGCGTGCGCGTGCCGCTGCGGGGCGACCGGCTCGCGACGGGCTGGGTCGTCGAGGTCGCGGATGCGCGGGCCTGGGAGGGCGAGGTCGCGGACATCGAGCAGGTCGTCTCGGCGGTGCCCGTGCTGCAGCCCGAGGTGTGGGCGCTCGCGCGCGCCGTCGCCGACCGGGCGGCGGGCGGGGCCGCCGACGTGCTGCGCGTCGCGATCCCCGGGAGGCAGGCGCGCGTCGAGAAGCAGTGGCTCGCGGGGGAGCGGGCGGCGCTGCCCACGCTGCCGGAGCTGCCTGAGTCCGCCGCCGTGCTGCCCGGGCTCGTCGCCGACCGTCGCCGGGTGGCGATGGAGTGCGCGGGCGGCGTCGTCGAGGTCGCCGGCGGCGCGGAGGCCGGCGAGGACGGCCCGCAGTGGATCGGGCGCTGGGCGGTCGCGCTCGCCGCGCTCGTGAGGCAGGCGCTCGAGCGCGGCGAGCAGGCGATCGTCGTCGTGCCCGACCACCGCGACCAGCGGCAGCTCCGCCTCGCCCTCGCCACCGCCGTCGGCGCCGAGCGCGTCGTCGAGCTCGACGCGCGGCAGAAGAACCCCGAGCGCTACCGAGGGTTCCTGCGCTGCCTCGAGGGCGAGCCGCTCGCGATCATCGGCCCGCGCTCGGCCGTCTACGCACCGGCTGCGCGGCTCGGGCTGCTGGTCGTCTGGGAGGACGGCGACCCGCTCCTGGCCGAGCCGCTCTCGCCATGGGTGCACGCGCGCGACGCGGCGCTCGTGCGGCAGGCGCAGACCGGCTGCGCGCTCGTCATCGCCGGCCACGCCCGCTCGAGCGACGCCGAGCGGCTCGTCGAGCTGGGCTTCCTCGAGCACGAGCGGGTCGGCGCGCACCGCCGCCGCGTGCTGCCCACCGCGCTCGCCGACGACGGCCGGCGCGTGCCCGCCGCCGCGTTCCGCGCGGCGTCCGAGGCGCTCGCCGAGCGGCCCGTGCTCGTGCAGGTCGCGCGCCCAGGGCACGCGCCGGGCCTCCGCTGCGGCGACTGCGGCACGCGAGCGCGCTGCGCGGCGTGCGGCGGTCCCCTCGGCCGGCGCTCGCGCGGCGCCGCCCCGTCGTGCCGGCTGTGCGGTCGGCTCGCCGCAGGCTGGCAGTGCCCCTCGTGCCACGGCACCGCGCTCACTGAGGTGGGCCGCGGCTCGACACGCATCGCCGAGGAGCTCGGGCGCGCCTTCCCCGGCGTGCCGGTCGTCGTCGCCGACGGCGACCACGAGCGCCTGCGGGTCGACGGCAGGCCGCGGCTGGTGATCGCCACGCGCGGCGCCGAGCCGATCGCCGATGGCGGCTACGGCGCGGTCATCCTGCTCGACGGCGACACGCTGCTCGCGCGCGAGGGCCTGCGCGTGGGGGAGGAGGCCGTGCGGCAGTGGGCGACCGCGACCGCGCTCGCCGCCGACGGCGCCACGATCGTGCTCGCGGGCGTCGCGGGCATCGCCGTGACGGCGCTCACGGGCGACACGACCGTGCCGTTCGCGAAGGCCGAGCTCGCCGAGCGCCGCGCGCTCCGGTTCCCGCCCGCCGTGCGCACCGCATCCGTCGTCGGGCACCCCGACGCCGTCGCCGAGGCGCTCGAGGCGCTCGGCGAGGTCGAGCACCTCGACGTGCTCGGGCCTGTACCGGCCGAGGGCGCGCGCGACGGCGACCTCGAGCGCGCGATCGCCCGCTTCGCCTACGCCGACGGCGCGCGCGTCGCGGGCATCGCGCGCGGCCGCGTGCTCGCCGAGGCCACCCGGCCGCGGAAGCCCTCGGCGCCGGCCCGGCTCCGCATCCGCTTCGACGACCCGGAGCCCTTCGAGGGCCTCTGA
- the rpe gene encoding ribulose-phosphate 3-epimerase has product MVRIHPSILSADFVNLERDLGKIASADGVHVDVMDAHFVPNLTFGLPMVERIAEVTELPIDVHLMIDDPDTWAPQYAIDRVDSVTFHAEATRDAVSLARELRARGTRAAIALKPGTLVDAVIEHLPEFDMVLVMTVEPGFGGQAFMPDMLPKVEALRTKAEELGIELALQVDGGITADTLPIAAASGADVFVAGSAVYGHASPAERIATLRDAGRGAFDTGRIDLSAIHRGTAGKGLGADADDAAGSLDR; this is encoded by the coding sequence ATGGTCAGGATCCACCCCAGCATCCTGTCGGCCGACTTCGTCAACCTCGAGCGCGACCTCGGGAAGATCGCGAGCGCCGACGGCGTGCACGTCGACGTCATGGATGCGCACTTCGTGCCCAACCTCACGTTCGGGCTGCCGATGGTCGAGCGCATCGCCGAGGTCACCGAGCTGCCGATCGACGTGCACCTCATGATCGACGACCCCGACACGTGGGCGCCGCAGTACGCGATCGACCGCGTCGACTCGGTCACCTTCCACGCCGAGGCGACGCGCGACGCCGTCTCGCTCGCACGCGAGCTGCGCGCCCGCGGCACGCGCGCCGCGATCGCGCTCAAGCCCGGCACGCTCGTCGACGCCGTCATCGAGCACCTGCCCGAGTTCGACATGGTGCTCGTCATGACGGTCGAGCCCGGCTTCGGCGGCCAGGCGTTCATGCCCGACATGCTGCCGAAGGTCGAGGCGCTCCGCACCAAGGCGGAGGAGCTCGGCATCGAGCTCGCGCTGCAGGTCGACGGCGGCATCACGGCCGACACGCTGCCCATCGCCGCAGCCTCGGGCGCCGACGTCTTCGTCGCCGGCAGCGCCGTCTACGGCCACGCCTCGCCCGCCGAGCGCATCGCGACGCTGCGCGACGCCGGCCGCGGCGCGTTCGACACCGGGCGCATCGACCTCTCGGCCATCCACCGCGGCACCGCCGGCAAGGGCCTCGGCGCCGACGCCGACGACGCGGCCGGTAGCCTGGACCGGTGA
- a CDS encoding phosphoribosyl-ATP diphosphatase: protein MKTFDELHAELERTLAERREGSRTVELVDAGVHAIGKKIVEEAAEVWMAAEHETDEDTALEISQLLYHLQVLMLAKGISLQDVYRHL from the coding sequence GTGAAGACCTTCGACGAGCTGCACGCCGAGCTCGAGCGCACCCTCGCCGAGCGCCGAGAGGGCTCCCGCACCGTCGAGCTCGTCGACGCCGGCGTGCACGCGATCGGCAAGAAGATCGTCGAGGAGGCCGCTGAGGTGTGGATGGCGGCCGAGCACGAGACCGATGAGGACACGGCGCTCGAGATCTCGCAGCTGCTGTACCACCTGCAGGTGCTCATGCTGGCGAAGGGCATCAGCCTGCAGGACGTCTACCGACATCTCTGA
- the hisI gene encoding phosphoribosyl-AMP cyclohydrolase, protein MPLLKKDADGLVAAVIQDDATGDVLMVGYMDDEALRRTATEGRVTFWSRSRQEYWRKGDTSGNIQVPRSIALDCDGDALLIRVDQTGPACHTGARSCFFTPVPVADGSDA, encoded by the coding sequence ATGCCACTGCTCAAGAAGGACGCCGACGGCCTCGTCGCCGCGGTCATCCAGGACGACGCGACGGGCGATGTGCTCATGGTCGGCTACATGGACGACGAGGCGCTGCGCCGCACGGCGACCGAGGGCCGCGTGACGTTCTGGTCGCGCTCGCGCCAGGAGTACTGGCGGAAGGGCGACACCTCCGGCAACATCCAGGTGCCGCGCTCGATCGCGCTCGACTGCGACGGCGACGCGCTGCTGATCCGCGTCGACCAGACCGGCCCCGCGTGCCACACGGGCGCCCGCTCGTGCTTCTTCACGCCCGTGCCCGTGGCCGACGGGAGCGACGCGTGA
- the coaBC gene encoding bifunctional phosphopantothenoylcysteine decarboxylase/phosphopantothenate--cysteine ligase CoaBC — MRVVVGISGGIAAYKAALAIRELVKAGHDVHVVPTASALRFIGRPTLEALSRNPVTDEVFDDVASVRHVALGQQADLIVVLPATANTIAKLAHGLADDLLGTTVLASRAPLVIAPAMHTEMWEQPAVQANVATLAARGATIVGPVAGQLTGDDSGLGRMAEPAEVVAAALAVVAQAPTERADATPLAGRTLVVSAGGTREPIDPVRFLGNRSSGAMGVALAEAARDAGAAVTLVGANLHVPAPDGVALVEVETTAQLAEAMEAHADADVVVMAAAVADYRVDGVSDGKRSKEEWGSQPTLTLTENPDILAGLAHRARQNLVVGFAAETEPDDTALIHRGRAKLARKGADLLVVNRVGHAEGFGDVTTRVSVLDASGVIAESAGAKASVARDIIDAIAEHLAPREEGAE; from the coding sequence ATGCGCGTCGTCGTCGGGATCTCCGGCGGGATCGCGGCGTACAAGGCTGCGCTCGCCATCCGCGAGCTGGTCAAGGCGGGCCACGACGTGCACGTCGTGCCCACCGCATCCGCCCTGCGCTTCATCGGCCGCCCGACGCTCGAGGCGCTGAGCCGCAACCCCGTCACCGACGAGGTCTTCGACGACGTCGCGAGCGTGCGGCACGTCGCGCTCGGCCAGCAGGCCGACCTCATCGTCGTGCTGCCGGCGACCGCGAACACGATCGCGAAGCTCGCCCACGGCCTCGCCGACGACCTGCTCGGCACGACCGTGCTCGCGTCGCGCGCACCGCTCGTCATCGCGCCGGCGATGCACACCGAGATGTGGGAGCAGCCGGCGGTGCAGGCGAACGTCGCGACGCTCGCCGCGCGCGGCGCGACGATCGTCGGGCCCGTCGCGGGACAGCTGACGGGGGACGACTCGGGACTCGGTCGCATGGCGGAGCCGGCGGAGGTCGTGGCCGCCGCGCTCGCCGTCGTCGCGCAGGCGCCCACCGAGCGCGCCGACGCGACGCCGCTCGCCGGCCGGACGCTCGTCGTGAGCGCCGGCGGCACCCGCGAGCCCATCGACCCGGTGCGCTTCCTCGGCAACCGCTCGAGCGGCGCGATGGGCGTCGCGCTCGCCGAGGCGGCCCGCGACGCCGGTGCAGCGGTGACGCTCGTCGGCGCCAACCTGCACGTGCCGGCGCCCGACGGCGTCGCGCTCGTCGAGGTCGAGACCACGGCGCAGCTCGCCGAGGCGATGGAGGCGCACGCCGACGCCGACGTCGTCGTGATGGCCGCCGCGGTCGCCGACTACCGCGTCGACGGCGTCTCCGACGGCAAGCGCTCGAAGGAGGAGTGGGGCTCGCAGCCGACCCTCACCCTCACGGAGAACCCCGACATCCTCGCTGGCCTCGCGCACCGCGCGCGCCAGAACCTCGTCGTCGGCTTCGCCGCCGAGACCGAGCCCGACGACACCGCGCTCATCCACCGAGGCCGCGCGAAGCTCGCGCGCAAGGGCGCCGACCTGCTCGTGGTCAACCGCGTCGGCCACGCCGAGGGCTTCGGCGACGTGACGACGCGCGTGAGCGTCCTCGACGCATCCGGCGTCATCGCCGAGAGCGCCGGCGCCAAGGCGTCAGTGGCCCGCGACATCATCGACGCCATCGCGGAGCACCTGGCCCCGCGCGAGGAGGGAGCCGAGTGA
- the hisF gene encoding imidazole glycerol phosphate synthase subunit HisF, with amino-acid sequence MLATRVIPCLDVAHGRVVKGVKFQGLTDQGDPVELAARYAEQGADELTFLDVKATVEDAGTMLEVVERTAEQIFIPLTVGGGVRSRDDVARLLAHGADKVGVNSAAIRDPELIDRIVADFGSQVLVLSLDVRREASMPSGFEVTTHGGSRGAGLDAIAWAREGVSRGVGELLVNSIDADGTKEGFDLELLRAVREAATTPVIASGGAGEPAHFAPAVEAGADAVLAASIFHSGQCTIGEVKAAMREAGVTVR; translated from the coding sequence ATGCTCGCGACCCGCGTCATCCCGTGCCTCGACGTCGCGCACGGCCGCGTCGTCAAGGGCGTGAAGTTCCAGGGGCTCACCGATCAGGGCGACCCCGTCGAGCTCGCCGCGCGCTACGCCGAGCAGGGCGCCGACGAGCTGACGTTCCTCGACGTCAAGGCGACCGTCGAGGATGCCGGCACGATGCTCGAGGTCGTCGAGCGCACCGCCGAGCAGATCTTCATCCCGCTGACCGTCGGCGGCGGCGTGCGCTCGCGCGACGACGTCGCGCGCCTGCTCGCGCACGGTGCCGACAAGGTGGGCGTCAACTCCGCCGCGATCCGCGACCCCGAGCTCATCGACCGCATCGTGGCCGACTTCGGCTCGCAGGTGCTCGTCCTCTCGCTCGACGTGCGGCGCGAGGCGTCGATGCCGAGCGGCTTCGAGGTGACGACCCACGGCGGCAGCCGCGGCGCCGGCCTCGACGCCATCGCGTGGGCGCGCGAGGGCGTCTCCCGCGGCGTCGGAGAGCTGCTCGTCAACTCGATCGACGCCGACGGCACGAAGGAGGGCTTCGACCTCGAGCTGCTGCGGGCCGTGCGCGAAGCCGCGACGACCCCCGTGATCGCCTCGGGCGGCGCGGGGGAGCCGGCGCACTTCGCGCCGGCGGTCGAGGCGGGGGCGGATGCCGTGCTCGCCGCGAGCATCTTCCACAGCGGGCAGTGCACGATCGGCGAGGTGAAGGCCGCGATGCGGGAGGCCGGGGTGACGGTGCGATGA
- the rpoZ gene encoding DNA-directed RNA polymerase subunit omega, protein MASQGIINPPIDELLEKADSKYQLVIFASKRARQINDYYTDIHEGSMFDNVGPLVDATVEDKPLSVALHEIHQDKLVLTKDETASA, encoded by the coding sequence ATGGCCAGCCAGGGCATCATCAACCCGCCGATCGACGAGCTGCTCGAGAAGGCCGACTCCAAGTACCAGCTCGTGATCTTCGCGTCGAAGCGCGCGCGCCAGATCAACGACTACTACACCGACATCCACGAGGGCTCGATGTTCGACAACGTCGGCCCGCTCGTCGACGCCACGGTCGAGGACAAGCCGCTCTCGGTGGCGCTGCACGAGATCCACCAGGACAAGCTCGTCCTGACCAAGGACGAGACCGCCTCCGCCTGA